Proteins from a genomic interval of Symmachiella macrocystis:
- a CDS encoding YbcC family protein — protein MSMIQHATTPALDFEIESTSERPQDASLKFAATGLEPQARDTWIESNTGARHLKHAIQNVSAKIAPVWPLKDYVAVNPFLGLADQPFLKARKILRTISNCETLMSLSYYQTKFQNGELNVPEIEAAVAQINEGFDLPHILVEEVLQQLKTVQDDSESDVTLNPERRFRSVAEIAGRYGTQDWPSMILEEISKHCAAHYDEGQATWMSPWKKLPLFQAWHEAAQQDLRFSLLGAAGFRKFVGALPHLPEAAIAILLQKLSVPQDLWEPFLHCQAQTIPGWSAWTKYKIEAAKKCGRDTHDFTDLMAIRLAYDVAVAEATDIQIDWSSYYGIASSPNTSAQTTADQEVIIRFALLRASEIAYQRKLVGALSSQSLTSNYDEAARTLSDPQCLAQMVFCIDVRSERYRRHLEQSSKAVQTFGFAGFFGVPMAYEALGDTTQTPQVPALLSPNLVIHEHLRDTNKHETTAAADRKRFRRLIRKSWKQFQTSAASCFGFVETSGLFYAWQLLRKSAGAKGKNSRFDGVRSRDKAKLGPDLSNLNQQGLPAAKQIELAESILRGIGLTHNFAKLVVFCGHGSTTQNNPLQAGLECGACCGHSGEPNARFAAALLNQPHVRTGLKERGIAVPDDTCFLAAQHDTTSDSVSYFDTDLLLETRQIDLQELAAHTSDATAKCQLERMPNLKAANIHDVLKRTEDWSEVRPEWGLAGNAAFIATPRSVTQGANLEGRAFLHSYDFRDDPGFGILEQIMTAPMVVAHWINMQYFASSVDNQHFGSGSKTIHNVVGQFGVFSGNGGDLTTGLPWQSLHDGDELHHEPLRLLSVIAAPRNAVAEVIQSNQVVEDLLINGWLNLIVIEHGEFYRHTTNQKWQKVETDLHELQITM, from the coding sequence ATGTCCATGATTCAGCACGCAACGACTCCGGCACTCGATTTCGAAATAGAATCAACATCTGAGCGTCCGCAAGATGCTTCTTTGAAATTTGCGGCAACAGGCTTGGAACCTCAAGCACGGGACACTTGGATTGAATCGAACACGGGTGCTCGACATCTCAAACATGCCATACAAAATGTTTCCGCCAAAATAGCCCCGGTTTGGCCCCTCAAGGACTACGTGGCGGTCAATCCCTTTCTTGGGTTAGCGGATCAACCCTTTCTGAAAGCCCGCAAAATACTGCGAACAATTTCCAACTGCGAAACGCTGATGTCACTGAGCTACTACCAAACAAAGTTTCAGAACGGAGAGCTAAATGTTCCCGAAATCGAAGCTGCCGTAGCTCAGATTAACGAGGGATTTGATCTGCCACATATCTTGGTGGAGGAGGTGCTACAACAACTTAAAACAGTGCAAGATGACTCCGAATCGGATGTGACGCTCAATCCAGAACGCCGCTTTCGATCAGTGGCGGAAATTGCGGGAAGGTATGGAACGCAGGACTGGCCAAGCATGATCCTAGAAGAGATCAGCAAACACTGTGCCGCCCATTATGACGAGGGACAAGCCACCTGGATGAGTCCATGGAAGAAATTGCCGTTATTCCAAGCGTGGCATGAGGCTGCTCAACAGGACCTGCGTTTCAGTCTCCTAGGCGCGGCAGGTTTCCGCAAATTCGTGGGCGCACTTCCCCATCTGCCAGAAGCGGCTATCGCAATCTTGCTTCAGAAGTTGAGCGTACCTCAAGATCTATGGGAACCGTTCCTACACTGCCAAGCCCAAACTATTCCCGGCTGGAGTGCGTGGACGAAATACAAGATCGAGGCGGCGAAGAAATGTGGTCGAGATACCCACGACTTTACCGACCTAATGGCAATTCGACTCGCATATGATGTGGCCGTGGCTGAGGCAACCGATATTCAAATCGACTGGAGTTCCTACTACGGAATCGCCTCGTCTCCCAATACGTCGGCTCAGACCACAGCCGATCAGGAGGTCATCATCCGGTTTGCTTTATTGCGCGCGAGCGAGATTGCCTATCAGCGTAAACTCGTTGGTGCATTGTCATCTCAATCATTGACATCGAATTATGACGAGGCAGCGCGGACCTTATCAGATCCACAGTGCCTTGCTCAAATGGTCTTCTGTATTGACGTCCGATCAGAACGGTATCGTCGTCACCTGGAGCAAAGCTCAAAGGCCGTGCAGACGTTCGGATTCGCAGGATTCTTTGGTGTCCCGATGGCTTATGAGGCCCTGGGAGATACGACACAAACGCCTCAAGTGCCTGCATTATTGTCTCCAAATCTGGTCATTCATGAACACTTACGCGACACCAACAAACACGAGACGACGGCTGCCGCAGACCGTAAACGGTTCAGACGCCTCATTAGAAAAAGTTGGAAGCAATTTCAAACTTCGGCGGCGAGCTGTTTTGGTTTTGTGGAAACTTCGGGCCTTTTTTATGCGTGGCAACTGCTAAGGAAATCTGCCGGGGCAAAGGGCAAAAACTCGAGATTTGATGGTGTCAGGTCAAGGGACAAGGCGAAGCTCGGGCCCGACCTCTCAAACCTGAACCAGCAAGGACTACCAGCGGCCAAGCAAATTGAACTTGCTGAATCGATTCTCCGTGGTATCGGACTGACACACAATTTCGCCAAACTGGTCGTTTTCTGTGGCCACGGTAGCACGACACAGAACAACCCCTTGCAAGCAGGTCTGGAATGCGGCGCGTGCTGCGGTCATTCGGGAGAACCGAATGCGCGTTTCGCTGCTGCGTTGTTAAATCAGCCGCATGTCCGTACCGGACTGAAGGAACGTGGCATTGCCGTGCCCGATGACACCTGTTTCCTTGCCGCACAACATGACACGACGAGTGATAGCGTTAGCTATTTCGATACAGATCTGCTTCTCGAAACACGCCAAATCGATCTACAGGAACTTGCTGCGCACACATCGGACGCGACAGCAAAGTGTCAGTTGGAACGCATGCCCAATCTTAAAGCAGCAAACATTCATGATGTTCTGAAACGCACGGAGGATTGGTCGGAAGTCCGACCTGAATGGGGATTAGCCGGCAACGCTGCGTTCATTGCGACTCCTCGGAGTGTGACCCAAGGCGCAAATCTGGAAGGGAGGGCGTTTCTGCACAGTTACGATTTTCGAGATGATCCAGGATTTGGCATTCTGGAACAGATCATGACAGCCCCAATGGTCGTTGCTCATTGGATCAATATGCAGTACTTCGCCTCCAGCGTCGACAATCAACACTTCGGTAGTGGGTCAAAAACTATTCACAATGTCGTAGGACAGTTTGGCGTTTTTTCAGGGAATGGCGGTGACCTCACCACCGGTCTACCGTGGCAATCCCTCCACGATGGCGATGAGTTACATCATGAGCCGCTACGACTGTTGAGTGTGATCGCAGCCCCGCGCAATGCTGTTGCGGAGGTGATCCAAAGCAATCAAGTCGTTGAGGATTTGCTAATTAATGGATGGCTGAACTTAATCGTAATTGAACACGGTGAATTCTATCGGCACACGACAAACCAAAAGTGGCAAAAAGTCGAAACCGATTTGCACGAACTACAGATAACAATGTAA
- a CDS encoding DUF427 domain-containing protein, with amino-acid sequence MAKIPSWIRPARENWTYHGQTRPPFAVPPEAGQESVWDYPRPPRIESDSREVVVSRNGIEIARTNRALRVLETASPPTYYLPPLDVRVDYLAEASGDSICEWKGLARYWSVALPDQRLLQNAAWSYEDPFEGCEQIAGYFSFYASLLECYVDGTRVKPQPGTIYGGWVTHEVVGPFKGESGSENW; translated from the coding sequence ATGGCTAAGATTCCGTCATGGATTCGACCAGCACGTGAGAATTGGACATATCATGGTCAGACCCGGCCTCCGTTTGCAGTACCGCCCGAGGCAGGTCAAGAATCGGTCTGGGATTATCCCCGTCCCCCGCGCATTGAAAGCGACTCCCGAGAAGTGGTCGTCAGTCGAAACGGCATTGAGATCGCACGAACCAATCGCGCACTCCGCGTCTTGGAAACGGCCAGTCCTCCCACGTATTATTTGCCGCCACTAGACGTGCGCGTCGACTATTTGGCAGAAGCGTCTGGCGATTCAATCTGTGAATGGAAGGGCTTAGCGCGGTATTGGTCTGTTGCTCTGCCGGACCAAAGACTGCTTCAAAACGCAGCATGGTCTTACGAAGATCCGTTCGAGGGTTGTGAACAGATTGCTGGTTACTTTTCCTTTTATGCCAGTCTTCTGGAGTGTTATGTCGACGGAACTCGCGTTAAGCCACAGCCAGGAACAATTTACGGCGGCTGGGTCACTCACGAAGTGGTGGGACCGTTTAAAGGCGAATCGGGCTCAGAAAATTGGTAG
- a CDS encoding formylglycine-generating enzyme family protein — MIAPIGGIGFVTLLGYAIPFGCSNTSSKDTQLSRTTGLTDPSIKTAKLSTSESPKRCKTRIIHRRLVCGIFVSLFLLDSIFLVGAVMNGLPSADLTNSIGMRFRIIPPGDFLMGALPGDTKADDDEHPQHLIAISRVFLLGQFEVSQAEYRQIMERNPSRFQPGERGETHLHWWTDPDNLPVEMVSWYDAVEFCERLSALPAEVAAGRSYRLPTEAEWEYACRAGKTTRYHFGEIFRPGMANMNESYNRPLARGSFPPNGFGLYDMHGNVLEWCEDWHDPNYYAVSPETDPQGPQFPDEDHHVLRGGGWAFPAASCSFRDRIPTQLKGPAHGFRVVCEMDDPALLIP, encoded by the coding sequence ATGATCGCACCAATTGGTGGAATTGGCTTTGTAACACTTCTGGGGTATGCCATTCCATTCGGCTGCAGCAATACTTCATCAAAAGATACCCAGTTGTCTAGGACTACAGGCTTGACTGATCCATCAATAAAAACAGCAAAACTTTCAACGAGTGAGAGTCCCAAAAGGTGCAAAACGCGAATCATTCACAGGCGGCTGGTCTGTGGAATCTTCGTGAGCCTATTCCTACTTGACTCGATTTTTCTGGTCGGTGCGGTGATGAACGGGCTGCCTTCAGCAGACTTGACCAATAGCATTGGAATGAGATTCCGGATCATCCCGCCGGGGGACTTCTTAATGGGTGCACTTCCTGGGGACACAAAAGCAGACGACGATGAGCATCCTCAACACCTTATAGCAATTTCGCGAGTATTCTTGCTGGGGCAATTTGAAGTCTCGCAGGCGGAGTATCGGCAAATTATGGAGCGGAATCCCAGCCGGTTTCAACCGGGGGAACGAGGCGAGACTCATTTGCACTGGTGGACAGACCCTGACAACTTACCGGTGGAAATGGTGTCCTGGTACGATGCGGTTGAGTTTTGTGAACGACTGAGCGCTCTTCCTGCCGAGGTTGCAGCGGGGCGATCTTACCGACTGCCAACTGAAGCGGAATGGGAATACGCGTGCCGCGCTGGCAAGACGACACGATATCATTTTGGTGAGATTTTTCGTCCCGGTATGGCGAACATGAATGAATCTTATAACCGTCCGTTGGCTCGGGGATCCTTTCCGCCCAATGGGTTCGGTCTATATGATATGCACGGCAACGTGTTGGAGTGGTGTGAAGACTGGCATGATCCGAATTACTACGCGGTCTCGCCAGAAACGGATCCTCAAGGACCACAATTTCCCGACGAAGATCATCACGTGCTTCGCGGCGGAGGCTGGGCATTTCCTGCTGCAAGCTGTTCCTTTCGAGACCGGATCCCTACACAACTCAAGGGGCCGGCGCACGGCTTTCGTGTCGTCTGCGAGATGGACGACCCCGCCTTGTTGATTCCATAG
- a CDS encoding DUF1580 domain-containing protein: protein MSIDLANETPITLAKAAQTLPGGAVHVSTIHRWRMKGVRGVRLETFLRGGIRYTTDEAIERFFAATTAAADGDTPPVRTLRRREREITAAERDFDTNI, encoded by the coding sequence ATGAGCATCGACCTTGCGAACGAAACTCCCATCACTCTTGCCAAAGCCGCCCAGACGCTTCCTGGTGGTGCAGTCCACGTTTCCACGATTCACCGCTGGCGGATGAAAGGTGTTCGTGGCGTCCGACTCGAAACGTTTCTCCGTGGCGGCATTCGCTACACCACCGATGAGGCGATCGAGCGATTCTTTGCGGCCACCACCGCCGCGGCCGATGGCGACACTCCGCCCGTTCGGACACTGCGACGGCGGGAGCGGGAAATCACAGCAGCCGAGCGTGATTTTGACACCAACATCTGA
- a CDS encoding proton-conducting transporter transmembrane domain-containing protein, translated as MQTVIAATISIPIWAMLSAVLLNKSWANRHATNVIWTLNSIAAINAVAALLCLVFTINNGPLYLVLFDLGQDSLFKVSLYLDTVSALMLSLVAGLGWVICKFSIRYLDAEKNQGEYFRWTAFTIGAVSLVVAAGNLAMMLVALLLTSLGLHQLLVHYSERPAAHRAASIKFIFSRVGDLCLLLACILLYGEFGSLELPILFSKVGTLDETGIANSDAIQPAGWLLALCAVFKSAQFPFHSWLPETMEAPTPVSALMHAGIVNAGGYLLIRMAPIVSLTPMAMWAIAGLGAFTAFIAALVMLTQTSVKRTLAWSTISQMGFMMLQCGLGAFSAAMLHIIAHSLYKAHAFLASGSVMSEKLAMATANPRPRSNLASFGLFAASAAISLCLLTVIAWLLGVSLQEKPGGFLLGLIVCLGLTRWMWHMLENGGRFVIPGLAMTTLFIAAYLGSFTAIDALVAENVRSLPMVLSSQSLMFIIAIAYMALFVLDLTAYRRQQSKWLRALYVHSSNGFYVDILWRQLAKSVST; from the coding sequence ATGCAGACTGTCATTGCCGCAACAATATCCATACCAATTTGGGCCATGCTCTCAGCGGTGCTTTTAAATAAAAGCTGGGCGAATCGACATGCGACCAACGTCATTTGGACGCTCAATAGTATCGCAGCAATAAATGCGGTAGCGGCCCTACTTTGTCTAGTGTTTACGATTAACAATGGGCCGCTTTATCTGGTGCTTTTCGACCTTGGACAAGACAGTCTATTTAAGGTCAGTCTGTATTTAGACACGGTGTCAGCGCTTATGCTGTCATTGGTGGCAGGCCTTGGTTGGGTAATCTGCAAATTCTCGATTCGATACCTCGACGCTGAAAAAAACCAAGGCGAATATTTTCGTTGGACGGCGTTTACGATCGGTGCAGTCTCCCTGGTTGTTGCTGCGGGCAACCTCGCAATGATGTTAGTTGCCCTACTTCTAACGAGTCTCGGCCTGCATCAACTGCTGGTTCATTACTCTGAACGTCCGGCCGCTCATCGAGCGGCGTCCATTAAATTCATTTTCAGCCGGGTTGGCGATTTGTGCCTTCTATTGGCCTGCATTCTACTATATGGCGAGTTCGGGTCTCTTGAGCTGCCGATACTTTTTTCCAAGGTCGGGACTTTAGACGAGACGGGAATCGCCAATAGTGATGCCATCCAGCCAGCAGGCTGGCTACTGGCGTTATGCGCGGTATTCAAATCGGCCCAATTTCCGTTCCATAGCTGGCTTCCTGAGACGATGGAAGCACCGACCCCGGTTTCGGCTCTAATGCATGCCGGCATCGTAAATGCTGGCGGCTACCTGCTGATTCGCATGGCTCCAATCGTGTCATTAACACCAATGGCAATGTGGGCCATCGCAGGACTTGGAGCATTCACGGCCTTTATCGCAGCTTTAGTGATGCTGACGCAGACCAGCGTCAAGCGAACGCTCGCTTGGTCAACGATCTCGCAGATGGGTTTCATGATGTTGCAATGTGGCCTCGGGGCGTTCTCCGCGGCAATGCTGCACATCATTGCGCACTCGTTGTACAAGGCTCACGCGTTTCTGGCTAGCGGTAGTGTGATGTCGGAAAAACTAGCGATGGCTACCGCGAATCCGAGACCTCGAAGCAACCTTGCAAGCTTTGGGCTATTCGCTGCTTCGGCTGCAATTTCACTTTGCTTATTGACCGTAATCGCGTGGTTGTTGGGAGTTTCCTTGCAAGAGAAACCAGGCGGTTTTCTGCTAGGGCTGATTGTGTGCTTGGGACTAACCCGATGGATGTGGCACATGCTGGAAAACGGCGGACGTTTCGTCATACCAGGTCTCGCAATGACTACGCTGTTCATCGCGGCCTATCTAGGGAGTTTTACTGCCATCGATGCGTTAGTTGCTGAAAATGTCCGTTCGCTCCCGATGGTGCTATCCAGCCAAAGCTTGATGTTCATCATTGCCATCGCATACATGGCTTTGTTTGTACTGGATCTGACGGCTTACCGGAGGCAGCAGTCAAAGTGGCTCCGGGCTCTCTACGTTCATTCATCCAACGGCTTCTATGTCGATATTCTCTGGAGGCAATTGGCTAAATCCGTTTCCACCTGA
- the purE gene encoding 5-(carboxyamino)imidazole ribonucleotide mutase, translated as MLDENSAQPQVGIIMGSRSDWTSMRCASEVLNNLTVPHECRVVSAHRTPDWMVEYAKSAQDRGLKVIIAGAGGAAHLPGMVASLTDLPVLGVPMQSRTLNGIDSLLSIAQMPRGVPVGTLAIGEAGAANAGLLAARILATLDPELAKRIQTLRKSMQRRVMDDVNLDEEMKKE; from the coding sequence ATGCTTGACGAAAACTCCGCACAGCCACAGGTCGGCATAATAATGGGTAGTCGCTCCGATTGGACGAGTATGCGATGTGCTTCCGAAGTGCTGAATAATCTTACGGTTCCTCACGAATGCCGTGTGGTATCCGCTCACCGAACTCCGGATTGGATGGTGGAGTATGCGAAATCCGCGCAGGATCGCGGGTTAAAAGTCATCATTGCCGGTGCGGGTGGGGCGGCACATCTGCCTGGGATGGTTGCGTCGCTGACCGATTTGCCAGTTCTCGGCGTTCCGATGCAGAGTCGCACGTTGAACGGCATTGATTCATTGCTATCAATCGCCCAAATGCCGAGAGGCGTCCCAGTTGGCACATTGGCCATTGGCGAAGCTGGAGCAGCTAACGCCGGTTTACTCGCGGCGCGGATCCTAGCAACGCTCGACCCGGAATTGGCAAAGCGAATACAAACTTTGCGGAAATCGATGCAACGCCGTGTTATGGATGATGTCAACCTCGATGAAGAGATGAAAAAGGAATAG
- a CDS encoding 5-(carboxyamino)imidazole ribonucleotide synthase, translating into MILPGKTIGVLGGGQLGRMFTLAAQRMGYRVHVFSPGSETPAGQVANLEITASFDDEDALRTFASRVDVVTFEFENIPLSLIESIARTVPVRPSPEVVALTQNRIAEKTMLHAEGFPVAQYSPVREGTEAVGFFDQNPMVRRAVLKSAEFGYDGKGQAVVNDREAAVSAFADLGSAPAVIEEHIELDYELSVIGARSIDGEIACFGPVLNRHCDHVLDVSIAPVEHIDPVIKSETINVTRELLESLDVCGVICVEFFVDNRGRLLVNEIAPRPHNSGHMTIEAAITSQFEQQVRAICGLPLGSMEQTRPAAMANMLGQHFGKDSLKWCEVFLHQNLYLHLYGKRNYRHGRKMGHLTATAMKAVDAEGVVLSARSAIVNADSQNQQIANVS; encoded by the coding sequence ATGATTCTTCCTGGAAAAACGATCGGAGTATTGGGCGGCGGTCAGTTAGGGCGTATGTTCACGTTGGCTGCACAACGCATGGGCTATCGTGTGCATGTATTTTCCCCGGGGAGCGAGACGCCAGCAGGACAGGTCGCCAATTTAGAGATCACTGCTAGTTTCGACGATGAGGATGCGCTCCGTACTTTTGCGAGTCGTGTTGATGTCGTGACCTTTGAGTTCGAGAACATTCCACTAAGTTTGATCGAATCAATTGCAAGAACCGTTCCCGTTCGTCCGAGTCCGGAGGTTGTTGCTTTGACGCAAAACCGTATTGCGGAAAAGACGATGCTGCATGCGGAGGGTTTTCCGGTTGCTCAGTATTCGCCGGTTCGTGAGGGAACAGAAGCCGTAGGTTTTTTTGATCAAAATCCGATGGTTCGCCGCGCAGTCTTAAAATCGGCTGAATTTGGATATGATGGAAAGGGTCAAGCTGTCGTGAATGATCGTGAGGCCGCCGTTAGTGCGTTCGCCGATTTGGGCAGTGCCCCTGCAGTCATCGAGGAACACATCGAATTGGATTACGAACTCTCAGTAATTGGTGCGAGGTCAATCGACGGTGAAATTGCGTGTTTTGGCCCGGTGTTAAATCGACACTGCGATCATGTTTTGGACGTTTCCATCGCTCCGGTCGAACACATAGATCCGGTGATCAAGTCAGAAACGATTAACGTGACGCGGGAATTATTGGAAAGCCTCGATGTCTGCGGCGTGATTTGTGTCGAGTTTTTCGTCGACAACCGGGGCCGCCTACTGGTTAACGAAATCGCGCCTCGCCCTCATAACTCCGGACACATGACGATCGAAGCTGCTATCACTTCTCAATTTGAGCAACAGGTGAGAGCAATCTGCGGCTTGCCGTTAGGATCCATGGAGCAGACTCGTCCAGCTGCGATGGCGAACATGCTTGGACAACATTTCGGCAAAGATTCTTTGAAATGGTGTGAGGTATTTCTCCACCAAAACCTGTATCTGCATCTTTATGGGAAACGAAATTACCGACATGGCCGAAAAATGGGGCACCTGACGGCAACCGCCATGAAGGCAGTCGATGCCGAGGGTGTCGTGCTATCAGCGCGAAGCGCAATCGTGAACGCTGATTCACAAAACCAACAAATTGCCAACGTCTCGTGA